The proteins below come from a single Gimesia alba genomic window:
- a CDS encoding transthyretin-like family protein has protein sequence MTFAAHWKFSLLFTFLCLISSGCSNTPGDQPDLGTVTGTVTMDEKPLAGVMVVFSPESGRSSMGTTDDAGKYELIYVGDTKGAKIGTHTISITTVQNDNSEEEGGAGAAPFKETVPAKYNTKSTLTEEVKAGENVFDFQLTSK, from the coding sequence ATGACATTCGCAGCTCACTGGAAATTTAGTTTACTTTTCACTTTCCTGTGTCTCATCTCCAGTGGATGTTCAAATACTCCCGGTGATCAACCCGACCTGGGAACAGTCACAGGAACCGTCACCATGGATGAAAAACCGCTGGCAGGAGTCATGGTTGTGTTCAGCCCGGAGAGTGGTCGCTCTTCTATGGGGACAACTGACGATGCTGGCAAATATGAATTGATCTATGTGGGTGACACCAAAGGTGCCAAAATCGGTACGCATACAATCAGCATCACAACAGTCCAGAATGACAATTCCGAAGAAGAAGGCGGCGCAGGCGCGGCACCATTCAAAGAAACAGTCCCTGCGAAATATAACACGAAGTCCACACTGACCGAAGAAGTCAAAGCGGGCGAAAACGTATTCGACTTCCAGCTCACTTCGAAATAG
- a CDS encoding DUF1559 domain-containing protein — protein sequence MNKFSRSRSQRGFTLIELLVVIAIIAILIALLLPAVQQAREAARRSTCKNNLKQMGLAMHNYHETFRTFPPGYVEEILPTNGGVVVDNEGHWAWNALLLPYLDQAPLFNQLNVGTVPVSTVLNNATIRTTMRQTLPVFRCPSDTGPQIHDEAGRRIKATGGSEYGLAVTNYIASNSSYGLKKDQGSDPASTANGAFFRNSSIKMRDLSDGSSNVILAGERAYKLGNNKAFAGALYAARDYNATGPAISSAGSSSNQGLISIFGGGAAPINANASSGQGRIAFSSRHVGGAHFLFGDGRIKFLSENIDHKAATIANDSTFEYLIGIDDGNVVGEY from the coding sequence ATGAACAAGTTTAGTCGCTCGCGTTCTCAACGGGGCTTTACCCTGATTGAGTTACTGGTCGTGATCGCCATTATTGCGATTCTCATTGCATTACTTTTACCTGCCGTACAGCAAGCACGTGAAGCCGCCCGCAGAAGCACCTGCAAAAATAATTTGAAGCAAATGGGGCTGGCAATGCACAACTATCACGAAACGTTTCGCACATTCCCTCCCGGTTATGTGGAAGAAATCCTGCCTACCAATGGCGGCGTGGTGGTTGACAATGAAGGTCACTGGGCCTGGAATGCCTTATTGCTGCCTTATCTCGATCAGGCGCCGCTGTTTAATCAGCTCAATGTGGGCACCGTTCCCGTATCAACGGTACTCAATAATGCCACCATTCGTACTACCATGCGGCAGACCCTGCCTGTCTTCCGTTGCCCTTCTGACACAGGTCCCCAAATTCATGACGAAGCAGGCCGCAGAATTAAAGCAACCGGAGGGTCAGAATACGGTCTGGCGGTTACAAACTATATTGCGTCAAACAGCTCCTATGGTTTAAAGAAAGACCAGGGATCTGATCCCGCCAGCACGGCCAATGGCGCGTTTTTCCGCAATAGCTCAATTAAAATGCGTGATTTATCAGATGGCAGCAGTAATGTAATTCTGGCCGGCGAACGCGCTTACAAACTCGGCAACAACAAAGCATTTGCCGGTGCCCTGTATGCAGCCCGCGATTATAACGCTACTGGTCCTGCCATCAGTTCTGCTGGCTCCAGTTCCAACCAGGGATTGATCTCCATTTTTGGAGGTGGTGCGGCCCCAATCAACGCCAACGCCTCTTCAGGACAGGGAAGAATTGCCTTCAGCAGCCGTCATGTAGGCGGTGCCCATTTCCTGTTTGGCGATGGCCGCATTAAATTTCTCAGCGAAAACATCGACCACAAAGCCGCTACTATCGCAAACGACAGTACTTTTGAGTACCTGATCGGAATCGATGATGGCAATGTTGTTGGTGAGTATTAA
- a CDS encoding sigma-70 family RNA polymerase sigma factor: protein MSNDLENAALPDDLQMQFLHEFTQHRNQIYSYIYSLLPNRDDAEDVFQRTSLILWKKFPEYDATCSFFSWACGVAFYEVKNFIRVAQRKRLQFREDVIQQLADERAGIPQLKWNQRATALQDCIKKLKEKDRHLVDQVYRDQTPVKEAAEAVGAAVQTLYNRLNQIRHQLTHCIERTMSFTGEGK, encoded by the coding sequence ATGAGCAACGACCTGGAAAATGCCGCCTTGCCCGACGATTTGCAGATGCAGTTTCTGCATGAGTTTACGCAGCATCGGAACCAGATTTATTCCTACATCTATTCTCTGCTGCCGAATCGGGATGATGCCGAAGACGTTTTTCAGCGAACCAGCCTGATTCTCTGGAAAAAGTTTCCGGAATATGATGCGACCTGCAGCTTTTTCTCCTGGGCGTGTGGCGTGGCGTTCTACGAAGTGAAAAACTTTATTCGAGTTGCACAGAGAAAACGGTTACAATTTCGAGAAGATGTAATTCAGCAACTGGCTGATGAAAGAGCGGGGATTCCTCAGCTGAAATGGAATCAGCGGGCCACTGCGTTACAGGACTGTATTAAAAAGCTGAAAGAGAAAGATCGTCACCTGGTGGATCAGGTCTACCGGGATCAGACGCCTGTCAAGGAGGCCGCCGAAGCAGTCGGGGCCGCCGTTCAGACACTATATAACAGGCTCAACCAGATTCGTCATCAATTGACTCACTGTATTGAACGCACAATGTCCTTTACAGGAGAGGGAAAATGA
- a CDS encoding FecR family protein, with protein MNQSNQQNELLYELFGALCNETITPEQHQQLQDILATDSDARLKYFNYMELHLNLERLHDEQPEPEIDFHFHTQTLPATEAKTPASRSLKAPQALWLLLTAVCAAIVGGFLFLNQSPSPAPQISQEMTPEKTSVAKVTQTAAVRFAEGAPFLKVGSTIEAYQEYAISEGQVQLVFANGAEVILTGPAVFESEGDEHLAVRYGSCSVFAPDGAEGFTVETPLSNVVDYGTRFSVNVSEAGNTDVQVIEGETDVRPIKLDENTGVAAKRLTKGMAQRLTTNNGLVVNEIPFDRAQYVSELPDRVISYNTTLGPRRKAEDLTSVKIQRGGTAYEYAVEDLIGIELTHYKGRSFLTRDDGVDPAMDGNPLTLRRHLLDQDRSLLTGVVNPFGSETPLTEPPVMNEVEDPNQPNTPGMAIRFRKPVVNDAGPDIVLFDLQVIVHTTTGDAFYVTPLPFTSQRKTHKIEQFDIDLASPEAKPLEKFWLHLFNKNQQAGIGSRSELETASGNGGNLHIVGAKALAVGIDLSDLGFAEGETVEGLFIQDAQDNVDVIDPVFIAGLPPLKHSKK; from the coding sequence ATGAATCAAAGCAATCAGCAAAACGAACTCCTGTATGAACTTTTCGGTGCGTTGTGTAATGAAACGATTACACCAGAGCAACATCAACAACTGCAGGATATTCTGGCGACAGACTCCGATGCCCGATTGAAGTATTTTAACTACATGGAGCTGCATCTGAATCTGGAGCGGCTGCACGATGAACAGCCTGAGCCCGAGATCGATTTTCATTTTCATACACAGACACTGCCGGCAACCGAAGCAAAGACTCCCGCAAGTCGGTCATTGAAAGCGCCGCAGGCATTGTGGCTGTTGCTGACTGCTGTCTGCGCTGCGATCGTGGGCGGCTTTCTGTTTCTCAATCAATCTCCCTCTCCAGCACCACAAATCAGCCAAGAGATGACCCCTGAGAAGACTTCGGTTGCGAAAGTCACTCAAACGGCAGCCGTCCGATTTGCCGAAGGGGCGCCGTTTCTGAAAGTGGGTTCGACCATTGAAGCCTATCAGGAATACGCGATTTCAGAAGGACAGGTTCAGCTCGTGTTTGCCAACGGTGCGGAAGTCATCCTCACTGGACCGGCTGTATTTGAAAGTGAAGGGGACGAGCATCTGGCGGTCCGCTACGGTTCCTGTTCTGTGTTTGCTCCTGATGGCGCTGAAGGATTTACGGTGGAAACGCCGCTCTCCAATGTCGTCGATTATGGTACCCGGTTTTCTGTGAATGTTTCGGAAGCGGGAAATACCGACGTGCAAGTCATCGAAGGCGAAACCGATGTCCGACCGATTAAGCTGGATGAGAATACCGGGGTTGCCGCAAAACGTCTAACCAAAGGCATGGCTCAGCGTTTAACCACCAATAATGGTCTCGTTGTAAATGAAATTCCCTTTGATCGTGCGCAATATGTTTCCGAATTGCCAGATCGTGTGATCTCCTATAACACGACTTTAGGCCCGCGTCGAAAAGCAGAAGATCTGACGAGCGTCAAAATTCAGCGTGGGGGAACCGCTTATGAGTACGCGGTTGAGGATTTGATCGGGATTGAGCTAACGCATTACAAAGGCAGATCTTTTCTGACTCGCGATGATGGCGTTGACCCCGCTATGGATGGGAATCCACTGACATTACGCCGGCATCTGCTGGATCAGGATCGCAGCCTGCTGACCGGGGTGGTGAATCCCTTTGGCTCTGAAACGCCGTTAACTGAGCCTCCTGTGATGAATGAAGTGGAAGATCCGAACCAGCCTAATACGCCCGGGATGGCGATTCGGTTCCGCAAGCCCGTGGTGAATGATGCAGGGCCGGATATTGTTCTGTTTGATCTGCAAGTCATCGTGCATACAACAACAGGTGATGCGTTTTATGTCACTCCCTTACCGTTTACTTCCCAACGCAAAACGCACAAAATAGAGCAGTTTGATATCGACCTCGCTTCACCTGAAGCAAAGCCGTTAGAGAAATTCTGGTTACATCTGTTTAATAAAAATCAACAGGCAGGCATTGGTTCCCGCAGTGAACTGGAAACCGCTTCCGGCAACGGGGGCAATTTGCATATCGTCGGTGCCAAGGCATTGGCGGTCGGCATTGATCTGTCTGATCTGGGTTTTGCTGAAGGTGAAACCGTGGAAGGTTTATTTATTCAGGATGCCCAGGATAACGTTGACGTGATTGATCCGGTGTTTATCGCCGGGCTCCCCCCCTTGAAACACTCCAAAAAATAA